Proteins found in one Brachypodium distachyon strain Bd21 chromosome 5, Brachypodium_distachyon_v3.0, whole genome shotgun sequence genomic segment:
- the LOC100824452 gene encoding dynein light chain 4, axonemal, translating to MDPASEELELRSRYLSSLVRRTRLADPPKPEPESQPEPEQEPELKVEPKPAAEPNGEEGKGGKVEGKDREVKAKGEANGEERKVAVRVRAADMPLALQRRAIRIAREAVLSMPRLESKRLALALKKEFDVTYGPAWHCIVGTSFGSYVTHSLGGFLYFSVDKAYILLFRTAVEPLSHP from the exons ATGGACCCTGCCTCAGAGGAGCTCGAACTCCGCAGCCGCTACCTCAGTTCGCTCGTTCGGCGCACCAGGCTCGCCGATCCACCCAAGCCAGAGCCGGAGTCGCAGCCGGAACCGGAACAGGAACCGGAGTTGAAGGTGGAGCCAaaaccggcggcggagccCAACGGTGAGGAGGGCAAGGGCGGTAAAGTGGAGGGCAAGGACAGAGAGGTGAAGGCCAAGGGGGAGGCGAatggggaggagaggaaggtgGCCGTGCGGGTGAGGGCGGCGGACATGCCGCTGGCGCTGCAGCGGCGCGCGATCCGGATCGCCCGTGAGGCCGTTCTCTCCATGCCACGGCTCGAGAGCAAGCGCCTCGCGCTCGCGCTCAAGAAG GAATTTGATGTGACATACGGGCCTGCTTGGCATTGCATTGTTGGAACAAGCTTTGGCTCCTACGTCACTCACTCCTTGGGAGGGTTCTTGTACTTCTCTGTTGACAAGGCGTACATTCTTCTCTTCAGAACTGCTGTGGAGCCACTGAGCCACCCGTGA
- the LOC100825059 gene encoding prohibitin-3, mitochondrial, producing the protein MAGSPAAVKFLTNIAKAAAGLGVGASLLSASLYTVDGGERAVVFDRFRGVLPDTVGEGTHFIVPWLQKPYIFDIRTRPHNFSSNSGTKDLQMVNLTLRLLSRPDVANLPTIFTSLGLEYDDKVLPSIGNEVLKAVVAQFNADQLLTDRPHVSALVRDSLIKRAREFNIILDDVAITHLSYGIEFSLAVEKKQVAQQEAERSKFLVAKAEQERRAAIVRAEGESESARLISEATAIAGTGLIELRRIEAAKEIAAELARSPNVAYIPSGQNGQMLLGLNAAGFGGR; encoded by the coding sequence ATGGCCGGCAGTCCCGCGGCGGTGAAGTTCCTGACCAACATCGCCAAGGCGGCGGCTGGGCTCGGCGTCGGGGCCTCCCTCCTCTCGGCGTCGCTCTACACCGTCGAtggcggcgagcgcgccgtCGTCTTCGACCGGTTCCGCGGTGTGCTGCCGGACACCGTCGGCGAGGGCACCCACTTCATCGTGCCCTGGCTCCAGAAGCCCTACATCTTCGACATCCGCACGCGGCCGCACAACttctcctccaactccggcaCCAAGGACCTGCAGATGGTAAACCTCAcgctccgcctcctctcccgccCCGACGTCGCCAACCTGCCCACCATCTTCACCTCCCTCGGCCTCGAGTACGACGACAAGGTCCTCCCCTCCATCGGCAACGAGGTGCTCAAGGCCGTCGTTGCGCAGTTCAACGCCGACCAGCTCCTCACCGACCGCCCCCACGTCTCGGCGCTCGTCCGCGACTCCCTCATCAAAAGGGCCCGCGAGTTCAACATCATACTCGACGACGTCGCCATCACTCACCTCTCCTACGGCATCGAGTTCTCCCTGGCCGTGGAGAAgaagcaggtcgcgcagcagGAGGCCGAGCGGTCTAAGTTCCTCGTCGCCAAGGCAGAACAGGAGAGGCGTGCCGCTATCGTGCGTGCTGAGGGAGAGAGTGAGTCTGCACGGCTCATTTCTGAGGCCACGGCCATCGCTGGGACTGGACTGATCGAGCTGAGGAGGATCGAGGCTGCCAAAGAGATCGCAGCGgagctcgctcgctcgccgaATGTTGCCTACATCCCCTCTGGTCAGAACGGCCAAATGCTGCTTGGTCTCAACGCTGCCGGGTTTGGCGGCCGGTGA